ACATGGAGCTTAGCTCTGAGGATAACCGTGCTGTCTGCGGGACTGTCTGGGGGAAGAATGTCCTTGCTTACCGCTGCCGGACCTGCGAGAGTGACCCCACATGCgtgatttgtgttccgtgcttcCAGAATGGTAATCACAAGGATCATGATTACTCCATCCTTGAAACAGGTGGTGGGTGTTGTGATTGTGGGGATGCTACTGCTTGGAAGCCTGAAGGGTTCTGCTCAAGGCACAAGGGGGCCGAACAAATTAAGCCTCTTACCGAGGAGCTTGCGAGTTCCGTAGCGCCTGTGTTGGACGAGCTCTTGCTGTTCTGGAAGGAGAGGATTTGCATTCCTCATGAAAAGGCTGACGTTTGCAAGAAGAGGGTTGCCGAAGAGTTGACGATTGCTATTGCTGACATGCTGCTTCGCTTCTGCGCATGTAGTGACAACCTTCTAAGTTTTGTGTCCCAAAGGATCCATGAGTCCCCTGGTCTCTTGGATGCATTGATGAGCGCAGAAAGGATACTGCACAGGAAGATTGTGGAAAAATTGCATGAGTTGCTTTTGAAGCTTATCGCTGAACCGGCTTTTAAGTATGAGTTTGCCAAAGTTTTCATACAGTACTACCCTGTTGCATTTTCTGAAGTTATTAAAGGGGGCAACGACTATGTGCTGGAGGAGTATCCACTGATACCAGCCTTTTCTGTCCAAATATTTACCGTGCCTACGCTGACTACAAGGCTTGTGCGCGAGCACAATTTGTTGGGTACTCTTCTTGAATGTTTGACAGCTCTGTTTGTTTCTTGTGTTGGTGAGGATGGCCGTTTACAGGTATGTTTAGCTTCTTCTTTCTGTGGCTCAAAAGTTAGATGCTTATATGCCTTATTATCCAGCCACTGTGCACTGATGGGATATTGTTACTTTTCGAGCATATTACTATATTCTGTCAAAGCTGCTGGTACAATTTGCATTGAGCATATTTCTCTTACCCGTTAAAATGGTAACAATAGGTCAAAAGCAGGGCATAGGCCCTGAATGTGGGCTTGTCATCAAACATTAGCGCGCTTAGCATCTCTTCGACTATGCACAAGAGAACTCCCAAAAAACAACTATCCACAAGAGAAATAACATTTCCACCTACTTGGATTACTGGGGATAATATTTTGTTGGTTTCTGATAAATGTGTGTTCACACTATATGTTAACGGATATCCCACAAAGATTTGTACAGTGTAATATTATTTCATATGGTCACATGAATGTTTCTACTTTGTTATTTGCAGACGAGCAAATGGGTAAATTTATACGATGCTTCTTTTAGATTATTGGAAGATGCACGCTATGTCCTGAGACATGAGGAGGTTTCCATGTATGTTGCTTCTGAGAGGCCTGATCTAACAAGTTCATGGGTTAAGCTGTTGTTACTTGTGCAAGGAATGGATCCTCAGAAGAGACTGGCGAGTATTCATGTTGAAGATGAGAATGAGAATCTATCTGCGCCTTTCGTGCTAGGACACTACCTTGGGATCATTCAGAATCTTTTGATGATGGGAGCATTTTCTTCTCCTGGGCAACAAGAATCAACAAGTGTTACTATATGCTCCGGTACGATAAAAGGCATCGAAAGGGTTGCGAACCAGCAGCTTGCAAAAGTTGGAAGGGTCTCCCAGGAGAACTCGGTATGCAATTTAGGTACCAGAGAGAGTTCTTCGAGCAGTGAGTTACCATCACCTGCTGCCTGCTTAATTCGTCAGTGCTTGAAAGCTATTGGTAGCTGGCTGGAACAGATTGGTGAGGTGGGGATGAAGGTAAATGAAGGATCCCAACTAGTCGATGTTGCAGATTATTATGAAGTAATTGGTCCTCCTATTCAAGAGTGCGACAACATGGTGATGACAGGTAAAGGGGGGATGCCTCACGTTGGTAACATCACAGGAAAGGGAAAGATGCAAGAAACTAGCAGCGCACCAGATGTACAATTGCACTCTGAAAATGTCATTGCCGCTACTCTGACTGATCACAACTTTTTATATGCTCACCCAGATTCAGGAACTGATGAACTAGGTATACTCAACACAACAGGCTGGCATCATGTTGTCTTTGATGTCAGTTCACAAGCCACATCTTTTCATATCCCTTTACACCGTATGCTTTCGTTACTATTGCGGGAAGCAATGAATAAATGTTTCGGAGAGGATGCCAAAACAGAGGAATGTTCAgttgtgcggtccaatgagttcTTCTCTCAGGTACTTGGAGGTTGTGAGCCTTATGGGTTTGCTTCAGTTGTGATGGAGCATCCCTTAAGAGTCAGAGTATTTTGCGCACAAGTGCGTGCTGGAATGTGGCGTAAGAATGGTGATGCAGCTATACTAAGTGCTGAGTGGTACCGCTCTGTGCAATGGTAATTTGTTGGTGACCTCAAATGAATTTCTATCCAACTTACAGTCCTGAAGTTGTACTGATTACCCATCTTTCCAGGTTTGAACAGGGCTTGGAGTCGGATTTGTTTCTGCTTCAATGCTGTGGCGCATTATCTTCTCCAGAGTTCTTTGTGAGGACCATTCAAGAAAGATTTGGTTTGTCAGATTATACATCTCTGGATCTCACTGAACACAATGAGTAAGCCCCCAGTATATAATGACATATCGGCTTGTATTTCTGTTAACATATTGCTTCTTTCAAATTTTTGGTGGTACATGTACGTTTGCATTGATAACCCAGTCAACCGTTTTTCTTGCTTGTCTCCCTACTTGCTAAAGTTTAAGCATACTCTTTTTGTaatcatgtactccctccgtccgagaaagcttgtcccaagcttgttcctcaaatggatgtatctagcattaatttagtgctagatacaatcatttgagggacaagctttttcggacggagggagtattacttTTTATTTTATCATCTCGTCTTGTGGTGTGTGCTCAATTTTATCTTCATCATTCTATTTTCTCATTCAGTGCCAGTAAGATTTATTTGTAACCGTTGTTATTTAATTGTGCTGACATGCTGTGGCACATGGAAGCTCGTTTGTGCTTACTGTAGTCTTTTAGTTGCGCACTTGAGTGATATTCAGGTCAACCTTTTCTTTTGCTCTAGATTTTTTTTGTGTGTTATGATACAACAGCCTTAAGGGAATACCATGCTATTGCTGCTGTGCATTTCCTGTCAATATCCAGATTAATAGTTTGCCTGGATATTTTTGTTTAAATGTTGAACAATTTTCTTATGCTTTTTCAGGTATGAGCCGGTTCTTATACAAGAGATGCTAACCTTGATTGTGCAACTAGTCAAAGAACGCATATTTTGTGGGCGTTCCGCAGCAGACAACTTGAAGAGAGAATTGATTTATAAATTGGCTGTTGGAGATGCCACCCATAGCCAGATTGTGAGG
The Aegilops tauschii subsp. strangulata cultivar AL8/78 chromosome 3, Aet v6.0, whole genome shotgun sequence genome window above contains:
- the LOC109738607 gene encoding E3 ubiquitin-protein ligase PRT6, with the protein product MAGIDDAAAQLVQKLIICGVPEEQQHQEGLLMYLDERKDKISEITRAILSAGTDLLECREPSQKNEDDSRSRNACSESLLWLQWMMFGRNPDAMLHDMELSSEDNRAVCGTVWGKNVLAYRCRTCESDPTCVICVPCFQNGNHKDHDYSILETGGGCCDCGDATAWKPEGFCSRHKGAEQIKPLTEELASSVAPVLDELLLFWKERICIPHEKADVCKKRVAEELTIAIADMLLRFCACSDNLLSFVSQRIHESPGLLDALMSAERILHRKIVEKLHELLLKLIAEPAFKYEFAKVFIQYYPVAFSEVIKGGNDYVLEEYPLIPAFSVQIFTVPTLTTRLVREHNLLGTLLECLTALFVSCVGEDGRLQTSKWVNLYDASFRLLEDARYVLRHEEVSMYVASERPDLTSSWVKLLLLVQGMDPQKRLASIHVEDENENLSAPFVLGHYLGIIQNLLMMGAFSSPGQQESTSVTICSGTIKGIERVANQQLAKVGRVSQENSVCNLGTRESSSSSELPSPAACLIRQCLKAIGSWLEQIGEVGMKVNEGSQLVDVADYYEVIGPPIQECDNMVMTGKGGMPHVGNITGKGKMQETSSAPDVQLHSENVIAATLTDHNFLYAHPDSGTDELGILNTTGWHHVVFDVSSQATSFHIPLHRMLSLLLREAMNKCFGEDAKTEECSVVRSNEFFSQVLGGCEPYGFASVVMEHPLRVRVFCAQVRAGMWRKNGDAAILSAEWYRSVQWFEQGLESDLFLLQCCGALSSPEFFVRTIQERFGLSDYTSLDLTEHNEYEPVLIQEMLTLIVQLVKERIFCGRSAADNLKRELIYKLAVGDATHSQIVRSLPRDLSSSEQFQDVLDSVAVYSDPSGNKKGKYVLREAFWKELDLYHPRWSSRELQIAKERYYRFCKVSALGAQLPQWTHIFSPLCSISKIATSKSVLQIVRAVLFYAVYTDASSVSRAPDSVLVTGLHLLSLALDICESESQISADQYGMDLLQHDDESWVVLSSDAEEAFPILTYSTELVSPESDKLKKDSMLTLLVSLMHKEKNDSTFSGCNIPSLVVSLLKRFAKLSKQCMSAVRQMAPQVLPSIPDHASAKQNLGSPDLTGKRQCKAAIMAKMGEEQSKRAESMKSSGNEGHDVPTFEPDAPKSTAVETRPVCSLCQDSGSKSPLCCLIRLQTAMETMMADTVEDGQTPSSIAEFASKVLSHLSSTSSSKSSAVQFLEDKLEVERRGAAALREEMGALRKQAEKADAVIAKTQQEMEEVRKKQAETDQILQLLLRRSQGNPAS